In Arthrobacter sp. SLBN-112, a genomic segment contains:
- a CDS encoding formylglycine-generating enzyme family protein → MPSGAPVDGQPLVSRQHSKQSPVTLSNPAAARMHEDVPIPAGSFLMGDAFGEGYPANGEAPVHEVDLDRFRIDMTTVTNGMFAAFVDATDYRTEAEQYGSSAVFHLLVTAPEGDVLGRAAGAPWWINVRGADWAHPGGRSSDWRESPDHPVVHVSWHDAQAYCQWAGRRLPTEAEWEYAARGGLKQKRYAWGNELTPGGEHRCNKWQGTFPTVNSEEDGFLGTAPVKSFPANGYGLYEVAGNVWEWCNDWFLPKYYRTSPRQNPQGPTIGAGRVMRGGSYLCHESYCNRYRVAARTSNTPESSSGNCGFRTVALKW, encoded by the coding sequence ATGCCTTCGGGCGCACCAGTCGACGGCCAGCCCTTAGTGTCCCGCCAGCACTCGAAACAGTCCCCCGTCACTCTCTCGAATCCCGCCGCAGCCCGGATGCACGAGGATGTTCCCATCCCGGCCGGCTCATTCCTCATGGGTGACGCATTCGGTGAAGGCTACCCAGCAAACGGTGAGGCACCGGTCCACGAGGTCGATCTGGACAGGTTCAGGATCGATATGACGACGGTGACGAACGGGATGTTTGCCGCCTTTGTCGACGCAACCGATTACCGCACCGAGGCTGAGCAGTACGGGAGTTCGGCCGTCTTTCACCTCCTGGTCACCGCACCGGAGGGCGATGTCCTTGGCCGTGCGGCAGGAGCGCCCTGGTGGATCAACGTCCGCGGCGCCGACTGGGCCCACCCCGGAGGGCGGTCATCGGACTGGAGGGAAAGCCCCGATCACCCCGTCGTACATGTTTCCTGGCACGACGCGCAGGCATACTGCCAATGGGCCGGACGTCGGCTGCCTACCGAAGCGGAATGGGAATACGCCGCCCGTGGCGGACTCAAACAGAAGCGCTACGCGTGGGGTAACGAGTTGACCCCCGGCGGAGAACACCGCTGCAACAAATGGCAGGGCACGTTTCCAACGGTGAACAGCGAGGAAGACGGCTTCCTCGGCACAGCCCCAGTCAAGTCCTTCCCCGCCAACGGTTACGGGCTTTACGAGGTAGCCGGCAATGTGTGGGAATGGTGCAACGACTGGTTCCTTCCCAAGTACTACCGAACATCCCCCCGTCAGAACCCCCAAGGACCAACAATAGGCGCCGGCCGGGTCATGCGCGGCGGTTCCTACCTCTGCCACGAGTCGTACTGCAACCGCTACCGGGTTGCCGCCCGGACCTCGAACACACCGGAATCCTCCAGCGGAAATTGCGGCTTCCGGACGGTGGCACTGAAATGGTGA
- a CDS encoding DUF202 domain-containing protein has product MVKLKEPQWRRGGEMPDYRFSLANERTFLAWIRTAMAILAGAIAVDQLTPQIAPTPVRIILCLVLAVIGTTLAMEAYRRWSLQEQAMRQKQELPHAWLLIAMTAVVALMGAIVAILILLVR; this is encoded by the coding sequence ATGGTGAAGCTCAAAGAACCCCAATGGCGGCGCGGCGGCGAGATGCCCGACTACCGCTTTTCACTCGCTAACGAGCGCACCTTCCTGGCCTGGATCCGAACCGCCATGGCCATCCTGGCCGGAGCTATCGCCGTCGACCAACTGACCCCGCAAATCGCCCCTACCCCGGTGCGGATCATCCTGTGCCTCGTGCTCGCAGTCATCGGCACAACACTGGCCATGGAAGCCTACCGCCGCTGGTCCCTGCAAGAACAAGCCATGCGCCAAAAACAGGAACTCCCCCACGCCTGGCTCCTGATCGCCATGACCGCCGTCGTCGCACTGATGGGCGCCATCGTGGCCATCCTCATCCTTCTCGTCCGGTGA
- a CDS encoding DUF202 domain-containing protein, translated as MKTRDPGLQPERTTLAWRRTFLAMLVSNFFIWRAWATSLTHHNGHIEGSSLSLGLAAAVAAAATAVLGACILQRNASLRDRKAPETLLLGTATTAIVVVGVTTITSILLGG; from the coding sequence GTGAAGACCCGGGACCCAGGCCTCCAGCCCGAACGGACCACACTCGCCTGGAGACGCACCTTCCTGGCGATGCTCGTCTCCAACTTCTTCATCTGGCGCGCCTGGGCAACATCCCTCACCCACCACAATGGACACATCGAAGGCTCCTCACTCAGCCTGGGATTGGCGGCGGCCGTTGCTGCTGCCGCCACCGCAGTCCTCGGCGCATGCATTCTGCAACGAAATGCCAGCCTCCGTGATAGGAAAGCCCCCGAAACGCTTCTCCTGGGCACGGCAACGACTGCAATCGTCGTGGTGGGCGTCACCACCATCACCTCCATCCTGCTGGGCGGCTAA
- a CDS encoding ThuA domain-containing protein has translation MTKALYLYGGWPGHNPYGVAEWARKVLDDLAFEVDESSDIFVLDQDLTRYDLIINNWNNALLSETLTPSQESRLLGAVQSGTGFVSWHGGGAAFRGSVMYHMMLGADVFYHPAGEGVRHPYPLYVVDPDHPITAGINDFRAASEQYYMNVDPGNHVLLETVFDGEHMPWLDGQRMPQAWTKKWGEGRVFYSALGHYLEDLTAPPVELLMRRGFRWASRDQ, from the coding sequence ATGACTAAGGCACTCTATCTCTACGGCGGTTGGCCCGGCCATAACCCCTATGGGGTAGCGGAGTGGGCCCGTAAGGTACTGGACGATCTTGCATTCGAGGTAGACGAATCCTCGGACATTTTCGTTCTTGATCAGGACCTGACCCGCTACGATCTCATCATCAATAATTGGAATAACGCACTGCTTAGTGAAACGTTGACCCCGTCCCAGGAATCCAGACTCCTCGGTGCGGTGCAGTCCGGTACAGGATTTGTCTCCTGGCATGGCGGCGGCGCTGCGTTTCGCGGCAGCGTTATGTATCACATGATGCTCGGCGCCGACGTGTTTTACCACCCCGCCGGGGAGGGTGTTCGGCACCCGTACCCTCTATATGTGGTCGATCCGGACCATCCAATTACTGCAGGCATCAACGACTTCCGAGCGGCAAGCGAGCAGTACTACATGAATGTTGACCCAGGCAACCACGTGCTTCTGGAAACCGTTTTTGACGGCGAGCATATGCCTTGGCTCGATGGGCAGCGCATGCCCCAGGCGTGGACCAAGAAGTGGGGGGAAGGTCGCGTTTTCTACAGCGCGCTTGGCCACTACCTTGAGGATCTCACGGCACCACCAGTCGAGCTGCTCATGAGGCGGGGCTTCCGGTGGGCGAGCCGCGATCAGTAA
- a CDS encoding APC family permease has translation MSIESRDLQPPRTDTLGRERTGRYINQVAESGRLRGTMGTLQLALTVLAMSAPIGNVTGVLPLGITQGNGIGTPAIYAFVGLIFLLFAVGFTTMTRNLPKPGAFYTYITAGLSRTIGLGSGFLAAVTYLVYMVGSYAFFGVSVGNVLDAFQGPEIPWWVWGAIACMIITVLGHFNVELSGKVLAIFMVMEVALVMLFNMPVLLSGGPKGYQFESFEPSHVFSGELGVATLFAITCFLGFESSAIYRDEVKQPEKTIPRATYLAIIGLGAFYILTSWALVTFWGPDQVAAAGAANPTILFNGGFKYYMGATFTEAMVVLVVTSVFAGALSTHNSLSRYLYSLGKDRILPSALGRAHSKHGSPAFASLTATAAAVLVTMPFLFTGLDAIAMYSSMFALGTFALLILFTLTTISALRYFRIIRHSERMWNTLIAPSLALAGLVLLVALTSIHFSMSIGAPQWIASGEQLLLVAILIAGILTGLRWRKTRPTVYTQIGGGAGEHHNIRKAKTSLAATTRIAADR, from the coding sequence ATGAGCATCGAGAGCAGGGATCTCCAACCGCCAAGGACGGACACGCTGGGCCGGGAGAGAACGGGCAGGTACATTAACCAGGTCGCGGAATCCGGACGGTTGCGGGGAACCATGGGCACCCTGCAGCTTGCCTTAACTGTTTTGGCCATGTCTGCGCCTATCGGCAACGTGACTGGAGTGCTGCCCCTAGGCATCACCCAGGGCAACGGGATTGGTACCCCTGCGATCTACGCCTTCGTTGGACTGATATTCCTGCTGTTTGCTGTCGGATTTACAACTATGACAAGAAACCTGCCTAAGCCTGGTGCGTTTTATACGTACATCACCGCAGGTTTGTCGCGAACCATCGGACTGGGCTCCGGGTTTCTCGCCGCTGTCACTTACCTCGTTTACATGGTGGGCAGCTACGCGTTCTTCGGGGTTTCCGTCGGGAACGTTCTCGATGCCTTTCAAGGGCCCGAAATTCCCTGGTGGGTCTGGGGTGCTATCGCCTGCATGATCATTACTGTCCTGGGACACTTCAATGTGGAGCTATCCGGCAAGGTCCTCGCCATTTTCATGGTCATGGAAGTCGCCTTGGTCATGCTCTTCAACATGCCGGTCCTACTGTCAGGAGGGCCCAAGGGTTACCAGTTCGAATCCTTTGAGCCCTCCCATGTCTTTTCTGGTGAACTGGGAGTTGCCACATTGTTCGCGATTACTTGCTTCCTGGGTTTCGAGTCTTCAGCTATTTATCGAGACGAGGTGAAACAGCCCGAAAAGACGATACCCCGGGCAACATACCTCGCGATTATCGGCCTTGGCGCCTTCTACATCCTGACGTCCTGGGCCCTGGTCACTTTCTGGGGACCGGATCAGGTCGCAGCGGCGGGGGCCGCCAACCCCACGATCCTTTTCAATGGCGGATTCAAGTACTACATGGGCGCCACATTCACCGAAGCCATGGTTGTTCTAGTGGTAACCAGCGTTTTCGCCGGGGCCCTCTCGACGCACAATTCGCTCTCCCGCTACCTCTATTCACTGGGAAAGGATCGAATCCTGCCGTCTGCCCTTGGAAGAGCCCACAGTAAACACGGTTCACCCGCGTTTGCATCGCTGACCGCGACGGCGGCCGCAGTCCTCGTCACTATGCCCTTTTTATTTACTGGACTTGACGCTATCGCTATGTACTCGTCGATGTTCGCTCTCGGCACCTTCGCTCTCCTGATCCTGTTCACTCTTACGACCATCTCGGCCCTGCGTTACTTCCGAATCATCCGCCATTCCGAACGCATGTGGAACACACTCATTGCTCCATCCCTGGCCCTGGCCGGGCTCGTCCTACTCGTCGCACTGACGTCCATTCACTTCTCAATGTCGATCGGGGCGCCGCAGTGGATAGCCAGCGGCGAACAGCTCCTCCTCGTCGCGATCCTGATCGCCGGGATCCTGACGGGGTTGAGGTGGCGGAAGACAAGACCGACCGTCTACACCCAAATCGGCGGCGGCGCCGGCGAACACCACAACATCCGCAAGGCAAAGACATCCCTGGCCGCAACCACGAGGATCGCCGCCGATCGATGA
- a CDS encoding MFS transporter encodes MPYDKDLTQPPLKRARMGAFGVFTIVGSLTAVWLVNIPDIQERTGTSHAVLGGLILLLGLGALVSMQFAGLLIRKFGSRNSVLLGLVLLVLTVNLPGLATDAFSLGVALFVFGLGHGITDVAMNHHAVVVERSYGRPIMSAFHAFYSLGGALGAVAAAGAQTLEVGLQEILLSAGILGAVGAAISVPALLGVRNEVKLDTAGHGSEDTSGTAPAPKKARRGQVATLAVLAFLILLSEGAANDWSALQTVEHLKQPESAAALAYGAFASAMTIGRLLADKVSHAAGPVHVVRYGSLMAAAGMLAVVLSSSYPLSILGWVLFGLGLSGIIPQIYTAAGVAGHSDAGKTLSRVVSSGYVGLLAGPALIGWLGSLMGLTAAFVVPLLFCAVGLVLAKAVAAEAETTDQKPVPALLSDGDR; translated from the coding sequence ATGCCTTACGACAAAGACTTAACCCAGCCGCCGCTTAAGCGCGCCAGGATGGGTGCGTTCGGCGTATTTACGATCGTTGGTTCTCTCACGGCCGTCTGGCTGGTGAACATTCCGGATATCCAGGAGCGTACCGGGACCTCACATGCCGTTTTGGGTGGGCTAATCCTGCTCCTGGGACTGGGGGCGCTGGTGTCCATGCAGTTTGCGGGGTTGCTCATTAGAAAGTTCGGTAGCCGTAACTCCGTGCTCCTGGGACTCGTCTTACTCGTTTTGACCGTCAACCTTCCTGGTCTTGCCACCGATGCATTCTCATTGGGCGTAGCCTTGTTCGTTTTTGGCCTGGGCCATGGGATTACTGACGTGGCAATGAACCATCATGCGGTAGTCGTGGAGCGCAGTTACGGCAGACCCATTATGTCGGCGTTCCATGCTTTCTACTCCCTGGGTGGAGCATTGGGCGCTGTGGCTGCAGCCGGAGCACAAACACTTGAGGTCGGTCTCCAGGAAATCCTTCTGTCCGCGGGCATTCTCGGTGCTGTGGGCGCTGCAATCTCTGTCCCGGCACTCCTTGGGGTCCGTAATGAAGTCAAACTTGACACGGCAGGTCACGGCAGCGAAGACACCTCCGGAACGGCGCCAGCTCCGAAGAAAGCCCGCAGGGGTCAGGTAGCCACGCTCGCGGTTTTGGCTTTCCTCATTCTGCTGTCGGAAGGGGCTGCAAATGACTGGAGCGCACTCCAGACAGTGGAGCACCTTAAACAGCCTGAATCGGCGGCCGCACTGGCCTATGGCGCTTTCGCTTCAGCCATGACCATCGGCCGGTTATTGGCGGACAAAGTTTCACACGCAGCCGGTCCAGTTCATGTGGTCCGCTACGGGTCCTTGATGGCCGCGGCCGGGATGCTGGCAGTTGTTTTGTCCTCGTCCTACCCCCTGTCGATTCTAGGATGGGTGCTGTTTGGGCTGGGTTTGTCAGGCATCATTCCGCAGATCTACACAGCAGCCGGGGTAGCTGGACATTCGGATGCAGGCAAGACGCTGTCCAGGGTGGTGAGTTCCGGCTACGTGGGTTTGCTGGCAGGCCCTGCCTTGATCGGGTGGCTGGGCAGTCTCATGGGACTTACGGCAGCCTTTGTAGTGCCGCTGCTCTTCTGCGCAGTGGGGTTGGTTCTTGCCAAGGCCGTCGCCGCTGAAGCCGAAACAACTGACCAAAAGCCCGTTCCCGCCCTGCTTTCGGACGGGGACCGGTAG
- a CDS encoding Gfo/Idh/MocA family oxidoreductase: protein MNRVKPLVWALIGASDIAATRMVPAIRRVGDSIASVISADKSHAETYAIRNGILRHHWDLQTALDDPAVDAVYISSRNDQHYFQTLSSLAAGKHVLCEKPVATVLSDALEMQAAAEASGLVLAVNHHLPAAGTHRKIREMVTAGSIGKPLSINVRHSTLLPERLRSWRLSNSPGAGVVMDLSCHNASVVNPLLEGQVPLDVVASAVSHGPWGTSDIEDACSSSIHYEGEVLVDFQDSFTMPFTPSYLRINGEAGSILGHDVMTPEPLGTVVLSDSTGTREVPVSDRRHTYDITLLRFHEAVQEGARPIVDGVDAANNLAICLSILEAASSGKRQPVNHVRR from the coding sequence ATGAACCGCGTCAAGCCACTTGTCTGGGCCCTGATCGGGGCAAGCGACATAGCGGCCACACGGATGGTCCCAGCCATTCGCCGCGTCGGGGACAGCATCGCCAGCGTAATCAGTGCTGATAAGTCACACGCCGAAACCTACGCCATCCGCAACGGAATCCTTCGCCATCACTGGGACCTGCAGACGGCACTGGACGATCCTGCAGTCGACGCGGTGTACATCTCAAGTCGCAACGACCAGCATTACTTCCAAACGTTGTCATCACTCGCCGCGGGAAAACACGTTCTCTGCGAAAAGCCCGTGGCTACGGTGCTCAGCGATGCCCTGGAGATGCAGGCAGCAGCGGAAGCCAGCGGCCTGGTATTGGCCGTCAACCACCACCTGCCGGCGGCAGGGACCCATCGCAAAATCCGCGAAATGGTCACGGCAGGATCGATCGGCAAGCCCTTGAGCATCAACGTCCGCCATTCCACACTTCTGCCGGAACGGCTAAGGAGTTGGCGGCTGAGCAACAGCCCCGGCGCCGGAGTAGTGATGGACCTGTCCTGCCATAACGCCTCCGTCGTGAACCCGCTGCTCGAAGGGCAGGTGCCCCTTGATGTCGTCGCGTCAGCGGTATCGCATGGTCCTTGGGGTACATCGGATATCGAGGACGCGTGCAGCTCGTCGATCCACTATGAGGGCGAAGTGCTGGTGGACTTTCAGGATTCCTTCACAATGCCGTTTACGCCGTCGTACCTTCGCATCAATGGTGAGGCGGGCAGCATCCTCGGCCACGACGTGATGACACCGGAGCCCCTGGGCACCGTAGTTCTCAGCGACTCTACGGGAACCCGTGAGGTGCCAGTCTCAGACAGGCGGCACACCTACGACATCACCCTTTTACGGTTTCACGAAGCCGTCCAGGAGGGAGCACGTCCAATCGTTGATGGAGTGGACGCAGCCAATAATTTGGCCATCTGCCTTTCCATCCTCGAAGCCGCGTCCAGCGGTAAGCGCCAGCCCGTCAACCACGTACGACGGTAG
- a CDS encoding CoA-acylating methylmalonate-semialdehyde dehydrogenase, translating into MTTTTLTTINHFLNGAGTAGEGDRTTNVYNPATGAVSGELRLANRADLDTAVAAARKAADTWGDTSLAKRTAVLFKFRELVAAHVDELAELVTAEHGKVLSDAKGEIGRGLEVVEYACGIPTLLKGDYSDQVSTGIDVFSFREPLGVVAGITPFNFPVMVPLWMAPMAIATGNAFILKPSERDPSASLLLAKLWKEAGLPDGVFQVLHGDKETVDGLLTHPDVDGISFVGSTPIAQYVHETATKHGKRVQALGGAKNHAIILPDADLDNAADHLAAAAFGSAGERCMAISVAVAVGDAADLLVKKVEERALAVKVNNGTAPGAEMGPVITPASKERIVRIVTEAETAGAAMVVDGRDLVVPGHENGFWVGPTVLDHVKTEMTAYQEEIFGPVLVVVRVDTLEEGIKLINANPYGNGTAIFTSSGAAARTFQRGVTVGMIGINVPLPVPVAYHSFGGWKASLFGDKHIYGPEGVSFYTRGKVVTSRWPETHHASGASYNFPSN; encoded by the coding sequence ATGACCACTACAACGTTGACCACTATCAACCATTTCCTCAACGGTGCCGGGACTGCCGGTGAGGGCGACCGCACCACGAACGTGTACAACCCGGCCACCGGCGCTGTCTCCGGTGAGCTGCGGCTGGCCAACCGTGCCGACCTGGATACCGCCGTCGCCGCGGCCCGCAAGGCCGCCGACACCTGGGGTGACACCTCCCTGGCCAAGCGCACCGCCGTGCTGTTCAAGTTCCGTGAACTGGTCGCCGCGCACGTTGACGAACTCGCGGAACTGGTTACCGCCGAGCACGGCAAGGTCCTCTCCGACGCCAAGGGCGAAATCGGCCGCGGCCTGGAAGTCGTCGAGTACGCCTGCGGCATCCCCACCCTGCTCAAGGGTGACTACTCGGACCAGGTCTCCACCGGCATCGACGTCTTCTCCTTCCGTGAGCCGCTCGGCGTCGTCGCCGGGATCACCCCGTTCAACTTCCCCGTCATGGTGCCGCTGTGGATGGCGCCGATGGCGATTGCCACCGGCAACGCGTTCATCCTCAAGCCCTCCGAGCGCGACCCCTCCGCCTCGCTGCTGCTCGCCAAGCTCTGGAAGGAAGCCGGCCTGCCGGACGGCGTGTTCCAGGTACTGCACGGGGACAAGGAAACCGTCGACGGGCTGCTGACCCACCCGGACGTGGACGGCATCTCCTTCGTCGGCTCCACCCCGATCGCACAGTACGTCCACGAGACCGCCACCAAGCACGGCAAACGCGTCCAGGCCCTGGGCGGGGCCAAGAACCACGCCATCATCCTGCCCGACGCCGACCTGGACAACGCCGCCGACCACCTCGCCGCCGCCGCCTTCGGCTCCGCCGGGGAACGCTGCATGGCCATCTCCGTCGCCGTAGCCGTCGGGGACGCCGCCGACCTGCTGGTCAAGAAAGTCGAAGAGCGCGCCCTGGCCGTGAAGGTCAACAACGGCACCGCCCCCGGCGCCGAAATGGGCCCGGTCATCACCCCCGCCTCCAAGGAACGCATCGTCCGGATCGTCACCGAAGCCGAAACCGCCGGCGCCGCCATGGTGGTGGACGGCCGCGACCTCGTGGTCCCCGGCCACGAAAACGGCTTCTGGGTGGGTCCCACCGTCCTGGACCACGTCAAGACCGAAATGACCGCCTACCAGGAGGAAATCTTCGGACCCGTCCTCGTCGTGGTCCGCGTCGACACCCTGGAAGAGGGCATCAAGCTCATCAACGCCAACCCCTACGGCAACGGCACCGCCATCTTCACCTCCTCCGGCGCCGCCGCCCGCACGTTCCAGCGCGGTGTCACCGTCGGCATGATCGGCATCAACGTGCCCCTGCCCGTCCCCGTGGCCTACCACTCCTTCGGCGGCTGGAAAGCCTCACTCTTCGGCGACAAGCACATCTACGGCCCCGAAGGCGTCTCCTTCTACACCCGCGGCAAAGTCGTCACCTCCCGCTGGCCCGAAACCCACCACGCCTCCGGCGCCTCCTACAACTTCCCCTCCAACTGA
- a CDS encoding iron-containing alcohol dehydrogenase: protein MIANVALPRIMKVGGGAINEVGALVDELGAARPLIVTDAFMLTTGHVDRIIKAIEHDGHTAAVFSGVVPDPTTDSLKEGIEAARRHDADLIIGLGGGSAIDTAKALGILSRQGGQMRDFKAPRNNNGPAVPVVAIPTTAGSGSEATQFSIISDSETHEKMLCAGISFLPVAAVIDYELTLTMPARLTADTGIDALTHAIEAYVSRKANPFSDGFALSAIRTIGTNLRRVYTDGSNADAREAMMLASTQAGIAFSNSSVALVHGMSRPIGALFHVAHGLANAMLFPSVTEFSISGAENRYADCARALGIVSPSVSDQYAAGALVAELHALNRDLEVPTPEGFGIDRASWEEKIPLMAEQALSSGSPGNNPLVPDAEQIQGIYKDIFA, encoded by the coding sequence ATGATCGCTAACGTCGCTCTCCCCAGGATCATGAAGGTTGGAGGTGGAGCAATCAACGAAGTCGGTGCTTTGGTCGACGAGCTCGGAGCGGCCCGGCCGCTTATCGTCACTGATGCCTTCATGCTGACGACCGGCCATGTCGACAGGATTATTAAAGCCATCGAGCACGATGGCCACACCGCCGCCGTCTTCTCTGGCGTGGTTCCTGACCCAACCACGGACTCCTTGAAAGAAGGCATCGAAGCAGCCCGCCGCCACGATGCTGACCTCATTATCGGCCTCGGGGGAGGAAGCGCCATCGATACCGCAAAGGCTCTCGGCATTCTTAGCCGACAGGGCGGGCAAATGCGCGACTTCAAGGCACCCCGGAACAACAACGGCCCGGCGGTCCCAGTAGTTGCGATACCAACAACCGCCGGAAGCGGATCCGAAGCTACTCAGTTCTCCATAATCAGCGACTCTGAGACACATGAAAAGATGCTGTGTGCGGGGATCTCATTCCTGCCCGTAGCAGCAGTTATTGATTACGAACTCACGCTGACCATGCCCGCACGTCTAACCGCAGATACGGGAATTGACGCGCTCACCCATGCGATCGAGGCCTACGTCAGCCGAAAGGCCAACCCCTTCTCCGACGGGTTTGCCCTCTCAGCAATCCGTACCATCGGCACAAACCTCCGTCGTGTTTATACCGACGGGTCCAACGCCGACGCCCGCGAAGCCATGATGCTGGCCTCAACACAGGCAGGAATCGCGTTCTCGAACTCCAGCGTCGCCCTTGTTCATGGCATGAGCCGCCCAATTGGAGCTCTTTTCCACGTTGCCCACGGACTGGCCAACGCCATGTTGTTCCCTTCCGTCACGGAATTCTCTATCTCAGGTGCCGAAAACAGGTACGCGGATTGTGCCCGGGCGCTTGGCATTGTCAGTCCCAGCGTCTCAGACCAGTACGCAGCCGGAGCCCTGGTCGCTGAACTGCATGCACTAAACCGCGACTTGGAAGTGCCGACCCCCGAAGGCTTCGGCATCGACCGGGCGTCGTGGGAAGAAAAGATCCCTCTTATGGCCGAGCAGGCACTCTCCTCCGGGTCGCCGGGCAACAACCCGTTGGTTCCCGACGCCGAACAAATCCAAGGGATCTACAAAGACATTTTCGCCTGA
- the hisD gene encoding histidinol dehydrogenase, producing MRTSLKNAEVTLSDPTSPPGVRETVEAVIADVRARGDEAVRAYSEKFDNWSPQSFRLSQEEIDAAIARLPEQTVEDIKTVQRNVKRFAQLQLKSLTEFEAEVEPGVILGQKNIPIDAVGAYVPGGRYPLLASAHMTIVTAKVAGVRRVAAATPAAGGVLPDASIAAMHFAGADEIYLLGGVQAVAALAVGTETIAPVDFLAGPGNAYVAEAKRQLFGEVGIDLFAGPTEVLIVADETADPFLTAVDLLSQAEHGPDSPAILVTTSREVGEQVLEEIKRQLAGLSTRAVAEVAWRDHGQVILVDDLQEAYTVSDEFASEHVQILTRHPRAALDNMINYGSLFLGENTCVSFGDKVIGTNHVLPTRHAARYTGGLWVGKYIKTVTYQEVTSAAASAELGELLGRAARAENFEGHARSGDIRAARATGERPAWAS from the coding sequence TTGCGCACTTCCCTCAAGAACGCTGAAGTCACCCTCTCTGACCCCACATCCCCTCCCGGCGTAAGGGAGACCGTCGAAGCTGTCATCGCCGATGTCCGTGCCCGGGGCGACGAAGCAGTCCGTGCCTACTCCGAGAAATTCGACAACTGGTCCCCTCAGTCGTTCCGCCTGTCCCAGGAAGAGATCGACGCTGCCATCGCACGACTCCCGGAGCAGACAGTGGAGGACATCAAGACGGTGCAGCGCAACGTCAAGCGGTTTGCCCAGCTCCAGCTCAAGTCCCTGACCGAGTTTGAGGCCGAGGTGGAACCCGGGGTGATCCTGGGGCAGAAAAACATTCCGATCGATGCAGTCGGCGCGTACGTCCCCGGTGGGCGCTATCCCCTCCTGGCTTCTGCCCACATGACCATCGTGACCGCAAAAGTTGCCGGCGTCCGACGTGTTGCGGCCGCTACACCCGCAGCCGGAGGGGTCCTTCCCGACGCTTCGATTGCAGCCATGCATTTTGCCGGCGCCGATGAGATCTACCTGCTGGGCGGAGTTCAGGCAGTAGCGGCCTTAGCCGTCGGCACCGAGACCATTGCACCGGTCGACTTCCTCGCGGGCCCCGGAAACGCATACGTGGCAGAGGCCAAACGGCAGCTCTTCGGCGAGGTCGGCATCGACCTGTTTGCAGGTCCCACCGAAGTTCTGATCGTCGCCGACGAAACCGCCGACCCCTTCCTGACTGCCGTGGACCTGCTGAGCCAGGCTGAACACGGCCCGGACTCGCCGGCCATCCTGGTCACCACGTCACGGGAGGTTGGCGAGCAGGTCCTCGAGGAAATCAAGCGGCAACTCGCGGGCCTGTCCACCCGCGCTGTCGCCGAAGTAGCTTGGCGCGACCATGGCCAGGTGATCCTCGTCGATGACCTTCAAGAGGCCTACACGGTGTCCGACGAATTCGCCAGCGAACATGTCCAAATCCTCACCCGCCATCCCCGCGCAGCCTTGGACAACATGATCAACTACGGGTCGTTGTTCCTGGGCGAAAACACCTGCGTATCGTTCGGCGACAAAGTCATCGGAACAAACCACGTGCTTCCCACACGTCACGCAGCCCGCTACACCGGTGGACTCTGGGTAGGCAAATACATCAAGACGGTGACCTACCAGGAAGTGACCTCAGCAGCGGCAAGCGCCGAGCTGGGAGAGCTGCTCGGACGGGCCGCACGCGCTGAAAACTTCGAAGGACATGCCCGCTCCGGAGATATCCGGGCTGCCCGGGCCACCGGAGAGCGACCGGCCTGGGCTTCGTAA